The following coding sequences are from one Pseudomonas mendocina window:
- the polA gene encoding DNA polymerase I, which produces MSQAPLVLVDGSSYLYRAFHALPPLTTSKGLPTGAVKGVLNMLKSLRKQYPNSPFAVVFDAKGGTFRDELFAEYKANRPSMPDELRVQVEPLHASVRALGLPLLCVEGVEADDVIGTLARQAAGEKRDVVISTGDKDMAQLVCPHVTLVNTMTGSVYDADGVKEKFGVGPELIIDYLALMGDKVDNIPGVPGVGEKTALGLLVGIGGGLDVLYANLDKVPELPIRGAKSLPAKLEEHREMAYLSYQLATIKTDVPLNIEIESLHPGEPDQAALVELYGQLEFKNWLDDLLRQNKALAAKVVAPAGDLFAEPAGEASEEVAEPAPVSTGDYQLVLEQTQFDTWLKKLEQAELIAFDSETTSIDAQQAQLVGLSFAVKAGEAAYIPLAHSYMGVPQQLDRDAVLKALKPILEDPAKAKVGQHAKYDINVLANASTPITVQGVAFDTMLESYVLDSTATRHDMDSLALKYLNHSTIRFEDIAGKGAKQLTFDQIALEQAGPYAAEDADVTLRLHQELWSRLEAVPSLAKVLRDIEIPLVPVLARIERNGALVDAKLLGEQSVELGEKLVELERKAFEIAGEEFNLASPKQLGVILYEKLGYPVISKTAKGQPSTAEAVLAELAEQDFELPKVLMQYRSLSKLKSTYTDKLPEQINPRTGRIHTSYHQAVAATGRLSSSDPNLQNIPIRTAEGRRIRQAFVAPKGYKLMAADYSQIELRIMAHLAKDEGLLDAFRHDLDVHKATAAEVFGVPLDAVTSDQRRKAKAINFGLIYGMSAFGLAKQIDVERKEAQAYIDRYFARYPGVLTYMESTRAQAAEQGYVETVYGRRLYLPEIHAQNQAMRKGAERAAINAPMQGTAADIIKRAMIAVDGWLQDSGIDARIILQVHDELVLEVREELIDEVSAKLKSLMSGAAELEVPLLVEVGVGANWDEAH; this is translated from the coding sequence ATGAGCCAAGCCCCCCTCGTTCTGGTCGACGGTTCCTCGTACCTGTACCGCGCCTTCCACGCCCTGCCGCCGCTGACCACTTCCAAGGGCCTGCCCACTGGAGCGGTGAAAGGCGTGCTGAACATGCTCAAGAGCCTGCGCAAGCAGTACCCGAACAGCCCCTTCGCCGTGGTCTTCGACGCCAAGGGCGGCACCTTCCGTGACGAGCTGTTCGCCGAGTACAAGGCCAATCGCCCGTCCATGCCCGACGAGTTGCGCGTCCAGGTCGAGCCGCTGCATGCCAGCGTGCGTGCCCTCGGCCTGCCGCTGCTGTGCGTCGAAGGCGTGGAAGCCGATGACGTGATCGGTACCCTGGCGCGCCAGGCGGCCGGGGAAAAGCGCGACGTGGTCATCTCCACCGGCGACAAGGACATGGCGCAGCTGGTCTGCCCGCACGTTACGCTGGTCAATACCATGACTGGAAGCGTCTACGACGCCGATGGCGTAAAGGAGAAATTCGGTGTCGGCCCTGAGCTGATCATCGACTACCTGGCGCTGATGGGCGACAAGGTCGACAACATCCCGGGCGTGCCTGGCGTCGGTGAAAAAACTGCCCTCGGCCTGTTGGTCGGTATCGGCGGTGGCCTCGACGTGCTCTACGCCAACCTCGACAAGGTGCCCGAGCTGCCGATCCGCGGCGCCAAGAGCTTGCCGGCCAAGCTCGAGGAACACCGCGAGATGGCCTACCTGTCTTATCAGTTGGCGACCATCAAGACCGATGTGCCGCTGAATATCGAAATCGAATCGCTGCACCCCGGTGAGCCGGATCAGGCGGCATTGGTCGAGTTGTACGGCCAGCTGGAATTCAAGAACTGGCTGGACGACCTGCTGCGCCAGAACAAGGCGCTGGCGGCCAAGGTGGTTGCACCGGCCGGCGACCTGTTCGCTGAGCCCGCTGGCGAAGCCAGCGAGGAAGTCGCCGAGCCAGCGCCGGTCAGCACCGGTGATTACCAGCTTGTGCTGGAGCAAACACAGTTCGATACCTGGCTGAAGAAACTGGAGCAGGCCGAGCTGATCGCCTTCGACAGTGAGACCACCAGCATCGACGCCCAGCAAGCGCAACTGGTCGGCTTGTCCTTCGCGGTCAAGGCCGGCGAAGCGGCCTATATCCCGCTGGCGCATTCCTACATGGGCGTGCCGCAGCAGCTCGACCGCGATGCGGTACTCAAGGCGCTCAAGCCGATCCTCGAAGACCCGGCCAAGGCCAAGGTCGGCCAGCATGCCAAGTACGACATCAACGTCCTGGCCAACGCCAGCACACCGATCACCGTGCAGGGCGTGGCCTTCGACACCATGCTCGAATCCTACGTGCTGGATTCCACCGCCACTCGCCACGACATGGACAGCCTGGCGCTGAAGTACCTGAACCACAGCACCATTCGCTTCGAGGACATCGCTGGCAAGGGCGCCAAGCAGCTGACCTTCGACCAGATCGCCCTGGAGCAGGCCGGCCCCTACGCCGCCGAAGACGCCGACGTGACCCTGCGCCTGCACCAGGAACTGTGGAGCCGGCTCGAAGCGGTGCCGTCCCTGGCCAAGGTGCTGCGCGACATCGAAATCCCACTGGTGCCGGTACTGGCACGCATCGAGCGCAACGGCGCCCTGGTCGATGCCAAACTGCTCGGCGAGCAGAGTGTCGAGCTGGGTGAAAAACTGGTGGAGCTGGAGCGCAAGGCGTTCGAGATCGCCGGCGAGGAATTCAACCTCGCTTCGCCCAAGCAGCTGGGCGTGATCCTCTACGAAAAACTCGGCTACCCGGTGATCAGCAAGACCGCCAAGGGCCAGCCATCGACCGCCGAGGCGGTGCTGGCCGAGCTGGCCGAGCAGGACTTCGAGCTGCCCAAGGTGCTGATGCAGTACCGCTCCTTGAGCAAGCTCAAGAGCACCTACACCGACAAGCTGCCGGAGCAGATCAACCCGCGCACCGGGCGGATTCACACCAGCTATCACCAGGCGGTGGCCGCCACTGGCCGCCTGTCGTCGAGCGACCCTAACCTGCAGAACATCCCGATCCGCACCGCCGAAGGAAGACGCATCCGCCAGGCCTTCGTTGCGCCCAAGGGTTACAAGCTGATGGCGGCGGACTACTCGCAGATCGAGCTGCGCATCATGGCCCACCTGGCCAAGGATGAAGGTCTGCTGGATGCCTTCCGCCATGACCTGGATGTGCACAAGGCCACGGCTGCCGAAGTGTTCGGCGTGCCGCTGGACGCAGTGACCAGCGATCAGCGGCGCAAGGCCAAGGCTATCAACTTCGGCCTGATCTACGGCATGAGCGCCTTCGGCCTGGCCAAGCAGATCGATGTCGAACGCAAGGAGGCGCAGGCCTACATCGACCGTTACTTCGCCCGCTATCCAGGTGTACTGACATACATGGAGAGCACCCGTGCCCAGGCTGCCGAGCAGGGCTATGTGGAGACGGTCTACGGCCGTCGCCTGTACCTACCGGAAATCCATGCGCAGAACCAGGCCATGCGCAAGGGCGCCGAGCGTGCGGCGATCAACGCGCCGATGCAGGGCACGGCAGCCGACATCATCAAGCGCGCCATGATCGCCGTGGACGGCTGGTTGCAGGACAGCGGCATCGATGCTCGCATCATCCTGCAGGTGCATGACGAACTGGTGCTGGAAGTGCGCGAGGAACTGATCGACGAGGTCAGTGCCAAACTCAAAAGCCTGATGAGTGGCGCCGCCGAACTGGAGGTGCCGTTGCTGGTTGAAGTGGGTGTCGGCGCCAATTGGGACGAAGCTCACTGA
- a CDS encoding DUF2782 domain-containing protein, whose protein sequence is MGTLNRLLLVGLMACLPLAAQAEDPVSADPDVTIRQDGDRTIQEYRVNGFLYAIKVIPKNGKPYFLVRADGSDGNFVRSDDPDMLIPSWEIFSW, encoded by the coding sequence ATGGGTACGCTGAATCGCCTGTTGCTGGTCGGCCTTATGGCCTGTCTTCCGCTTGCCGCTCAAGCCGAGGATCCGGTTTCCGCCGATCCCGACGTGACCATTCGCCAGGATGGCGACCGCACCATTCAGGAATACCGGGTCAATGGCTTCCTCTACGCCATCAAGGTGATTCCGAAGAACGGTAAACCCTACTTCCTCGTTCGTGCCGACGGCAGCGACGGCAACTTCGTGCGTTCGGACGATCCGGACATGCTGATCCCGTCCTGGGAAATCTTTAGCTGGTAA
- a CDS encoding homoserine kinase, with product MSVFTPLERHELEVFLSPYGLGRLRDFQGIAAGSENSNFFVSLEQGEYVLTLVERGPVADLPFFIELLDVLHDAGLPVPYALRTQDGEALRSLAEKPALLQPRLSGKHVREANAHHCQEVGNLLARIHLATREQPVERRSDRGLDWMLAEGPSQALKLDEQALPLLRDALSEIAELKPRILALPRANLHADLFRDNVLFDGNHLAGVIDFYNACSGPMLYDLAITLNDWCSQEDGSLDGARARALLGAYAAQRPFSAAEAELWPSMLRVACVRFWLSRLIAAESFAGQEVLIHDPGEFQRRLAQRQQVNLPLPFAL from the coding sequence ATGTCGGTATTCACCCCCCTGGAGCGTCATGAGCTCGAAGTCTTCCTGTCGCCCTATGGGCTTGGCCGGTTGCGCGACTTCCAGGGCATTGCTGCGGGCAGCGAAAACAGTAATTTCTTCGTCAGCCTGGAGCAGGGCGAATACGTTCTGACCCTGGTCGAGCGCGGCCCGGTGGCCGACCTGCCGTTCTTCATCGAACTGCTCGACGTGCTCCATGATGCTGGCCTGCCGGTGCCCTACGCCCTGCGTACGCAGGATGGCGAGGCGCTCCGCAGCCTGGCGGAAAAACCGGCGCTGCTGCAGCCACGACTGTCCGGCAAACATGTGCGTGAAGCCAATGCGCATCACTGTCAGGAGGTCGGCAACCTGCTCGCCCGCATTCACCTGGCGACTCGCGAACAGCCGGTGGAGCGTCGCAGCGACCGTGGCCTGGACTGGATGTTGGCCGAAGGCCCGAGTCAGGCGCTGAAGCTTGATGAACAGGCGTTACCGCTGCTGCGTGATGCGCTGTCTGAGATCGCCGAGCTGAAGCCGCGCATCCTCGCCCTGCCGCGCGCCAACCTGCATGCCGACCTGTTCCGCGACAACGTACTGTTCGACGGTAATCACCTGGCCGGGGTAATCGACTTCTACAACGCCTGCTCCGGGCCGATGCTCTACGACCTGGCCATCACCCTGAACGACTGGTGCTCGCAGGAAGATGGCAGCCTCGATGGCGCGCGCGCTCGTGCACTGCTCGGCGCCTATGCCGCGCAGCGGCCCTTCAGCGCCGCCGAGGCCGAACTATGGCCGTCTATGCTGCGCGTGGCGTGCGTGCGCTTCTGGCTGTCACGACTGATCGCTGCCGAGTCGTTCGCCGGGCAGGAAGTGCTGATTCATGATCCGGGTGAATTCCAGCGGCGCCTGGCACAACGCCAGCAAGTCAACCTGCCCCTGCCGTTCGCGCTCTAG
- a CDS encoding SCO family protein, with product MTRTHTTVFVLVAIVALVLGLTVNKVLSSKGQGDPAALLDAGIVLLPQNRSLPALSLIDQDGKEVVVDQLKGDWTLLFFGYTFCPDICPATLAQLRQLQGQLPEETRARLNVVMVSVDPHRDTPEQLSKYLNYFDAGFKGLTGEEATLQKFANSVSIPYIPADTSKENYTVDHSGNLVIIGPDGTQRGFIRAPINNAKLAAQLPGLVSGS from the coding sequence ATGACGCGTACCCACACAACGGTTTTCGTTCTTGTCGCTATCGTGGCCCTGGTGCTGGGGCTTACCGTCAACAAGGTACTCAGCAGCAAGGGCCAGGGCGATCCGGCCGCGTTGCTCGATGCCGGTATCGTGTTGTTGCCGCAGAACCGTAGCCTGCCGGCGCTGAGTCTGATCGATCAGGACGGCAAGGAGGTTGTGGTCGATCAGCTCAAGGGTGACTGGACATTGCTGTTCTTCGGCTACACCTTCTGCCCGGATATCTGCCCGGCCACCCTCGCCCAGCTGCGTCAACTACAGGGTCAACTGCCCGAGGAAACTCGCGCACGCCTGAACGTGGTGATGGTCAGCGTCGACCCTCATCGCGATACGCCGGAGCAACTGAGCAAGTACCTGAATTATTTCGACGCCGGTTTCAAAGGGCTGACCGGAGAGGAAGCGACGCTGCAGAAATTCGCCAACTCGGTGAGCATTCCCTATATCCCCGCCGACACCAGCAAGGAAAACTACACCGTCGATCACAGCGGCAACCTGGTGATCATTGGCCCGGACGGCACCCAGCGTGGTTTCATCCGCGCGCCGATCAACAACGCCAAGCTGGCGGCGCAGCTGCCGGGGCTGGTTTCGGGTAGCTGA
- the cyoE gene encoding heme o synthase: MATMLRAHSEHPIWRDYLELTKPRVVMLMLITSLVGMFLATRAGVPWTVLLFGNLGIGLCAGAAAAVNHVVDRRIDSIMARTHKRPVTAGRISPVAALTFALLLALAGMSLLLVFTNELAAWLTLASLLGYAVIYTGFLKRATPQNIVIGGLAGAAPPLLGWVAVTGHLSAEPLLLVLIIFAWTPPHFWALAIHRKEEYAKADIPMLPVTHGEHYTKVHILLYTLAMFAVTLLPYAIHMSGPLYLVCALLLGGRFLHWAWVLYRDSKPHAAINTFKYSIWYLFLLFIALLADHYLLLNI, translated from the coding sequence ATGGCGACCATGCTGCGCGCTCACTCCGAACACCCCATCTGGCGTGACTATCTCGAGCTGACCAAACCTCGTGTGGTGATGTTGATGCTGATCACCTCGCTGGTCGGCATGTTCCTCGCTACCCGGGCCGGCGTGCCCTGGACGGTGTTGCTGTTCGGCAACCTCGGCATTGGCCTGTGCGCTGGCGCGGCGGCGGCGGTCAACCATGTGGTGGATCGGCGTATCGATTCGATCATGGCTCGTACGCACAAACGTCCCGTTACCGCCGGGCGCATCTCGCCAGTGGCGGCGCTGACCTTCGCCTTGCTGCTCGCACTAGCCGGCATGAGCCTGTTGCTGGTGTTCACCAACGAGCTGGCCGCCTGGCTGACCCTGGCGTCGTTGCTCGGCTATGCGGTGATCTACACCGGCTTTCTCAAGCGCGCCACGCCGCAGAACATCGTGATCGGTGGTCTGGCCGGCGCTGCCCCGCCGTTGCTGGGCTGGGTCGCCGTCACCGGGCACCTGAGTGCCGAACCTCTGCTGCTGGTGCTGATCATCTTCGCCTGGACGCCGCCGCACTTCTGGGCGCTGGCCATCCATCGCAAAGAGGAATACGCCAAGGCAGACATTCCCATGCTGCCGGTCACTCATGGCGAGCACTACACCAAGGTGCATATCCTGCTCTACACCCTGGCGATGTTTGCGGTGACCCTGCTGCCCTACGCCATCCACATGAGCGGGCCGCTCTATCTGGTATGCGCCCTGCTGTTGGGCGGCCGCTTCCTGCACTGGGCCTGGGTGCTGTACCGTGACAGCAAACCGCACGCAGCGATCAATACCTTCAAGTACAGTATCTGGTACCTGTTCCTGCTGTTCATCGCCTTGTTGGCGGATCACTACTTGCTGCTGAATATCTGA
- a CDS encoding heme A synthase, whose product MHKPGYRLALFATLLTVVVVLLGAYTRLTHAGLGCPDWPGCYGFLGVPMSEHKQAIAEARFPEAPVEVAKGWYEMIHRYFAGALGLVILAIAIQAVRRREDASQPVKLPLAILALVILQGAFGMWTVTLQLWPQVVTAHLLGGFATLSLLTLLTLRLSGRFAPIQMAGRLRALAVAGLLLVIGQIVLGGWVSSNYAAVACVDLPTCHGEWWPAMDFGKGFHLTQHIGPNYLGGQLDSDARTAIHMSHRIGALLVTLMLLLLGWRLHRAGLSRLAGLVLLALVVQVSLGISNVIFHLPLLVAVAHNAGGAALLLTLVLVNYRLRAVSAGASAVSEPLHARVSRAELAPAGLARSGK is encoded by the coding sequence ATGCACAAGCCCGGTTATCGTCTAGCGCTGTTCGCCACCCTGCTGACTGTCGTGGTGGTGTTGCTGGGGGCCTACACCCGTCTCACCCATGCCGGCTTGGGCTGCCCGGACTGGCCTGGCTGTTACGGTTTTCTCGGTGTGCCGATGAGCGAACACAAGCAGGCCATTGCCGAGGCGCGTTTCCCCGAGGCGCCGGTGGAAGTTGCCAAGGGCTGGTACGAGATGATCCACCGCTACTTCGCGGGCGCGCTGGGCCTGGTGATCCTCGCCATCGCCATTCAGGCCGTGCGTCGCCGTGAGGACGCGAGCCAGCCAGTGAAGCTGCCGCTGGCGATTCTCGCGCTGGTGATCCTGCAGGGCGCGTTCGGTATGTGGACGGTCACCCTGCAGCTGTGGCCGCAGGTGGTCACGGCGCACCTGCTCGGTGGTTTCGCCACGCTGAGCCTGCTGACGCTGCTCACCTTGCGCTTGTCCGGGCGCTTTGCGCCCATCCAGATGGCAGGGCGACTGCGCGCGCTGGCTGTCGCCGGTTTGCTGCTGGTGATCGGGCAGATCGTCCTGGGTGGCTGGGTCAGCTCCAACTATGCGGCGGTGGCCTGCGTCGACCTGCCGACCTGTCATGGCGAGTGGTGGCCGGCGATGGATTTCGGCAAGGGCTTTCACCTCACCCAGCACATCGGCCCTAACTATCTGGGTGGCCAGCTCGACAGCGATGCGCGTACGGCCATCCATATGAGTCATCGCATCGGTGCGCTACTCGTCACGCTGATGCTGTTGCTGCTCGGTTGGCGTCTGCACCGCGCCGGTCTGTCGCGCCTGGCCGGGCTGGTTCTGCTGGCTCTGGTGGTACAGGTCAGCCTGGGGATCAGCAACGTGATCTTCCATCTGCCACTGCTGGTAGCGGTGGCGCACAACGCCGGTGGTGCAGCTCTGCTGCTGACACTGGTGTTGGTCAACTATCGGCTGCGTGCAGTTTCTGCAGGCGCGAGTGCGGTGAGCGAACCTCTGCATGCAAGGGTTTCGCGAGCGGAACTTGCCCCTGCCGGGCTGGCGCGTTCCGGCAAATAA
- a CDS encoding SURF1 family protein: MSGFRPGWLPSVLVLLLLPGLLSLGFWQLQRSEEKQALLSSYESRRQAAPIGLDQLERSKDPAYRRIQLQGHFDAEHSLLLDNRIRDGRAGVELLQPFYDQHSGLWVLINRGWLPWPDRRTPPQFTTPDDALQLQAWVYVAPGGGLHLQGGEASGWPRLIAEVEAQGLWRHLGRGGLPFEARLEPGPASYRVDWPIVAMSPSKHLGYAVQWFALAAALLGLFIYLGIHNAREGRHEPSHRHA, translated from the coding sequence ATGAGCGGCTTCCGCCCTGGCTGGCTGCCCAGCGTTCTGGTGCTGCTGCTGTTGCCTGGACTGTTGAGCCTGGGGTTCTGGCAGTTGCAGCGCAGTGAAGAGAAGCAGGCGTTGCTGAGCAGTTACGAGTCGCGTCGCCAGGCTGCACCCATCGGTCTCGATCAGCTCGAACGCAGTAAGGATCCTGCCTATCGACGCATCCAGCTGCAGGGGCATTTCGATGCGGAACACAGTCTGCTGCTGGACAACCGCATCCGCGATGGGCGCGCGGGCGTGGAGTTGCTGCAACCTTTCTACGATCAGCACAGCGGGCTTTGGGTCTTGATCAATCGCGGCTGGCTGCCCTGGCCGGATCGCCGCACCCCGCCGCAATTCACGACACCTGACGATGCCCTGCAACTGCAGGCCTGGGTCTATGTCGCACCTGGTGGTGGCTTGCACCTGCAGGGCGGGGAAGCCTCGGGCTGGCCACGTTTAATCGCCGAGGTCGAGGCGCAAGGCCTGTGGCGCCATCTGGGGCGCGGTGGATTGCCCTTCGAGGCGCGTCTGGAGCCAGGGCCAGCCAGTTATCGCGTCGACTGGCCAATCGTGGCCATGAGCCCCAGCAAACACCTTGGCTATGCGGTGCAGTGGTTCGCCTTGGCGGCCGCATTGCTTGGCCTGTTTATCTATCTCGGAATTCACAATGCACGGGAGGGTCGCCATGAACCCAGCCATCGCCATGCCTGA
- a CDS encoding twin transmembrane helix small protein, protein MLKAAIVLMLLATVASLFSGLFFLVKDDSRGTRVVNALTVRVVLTAITVSLVAWGFYSGQIVPHVTW, encoded by the coding sequence ATGCTCAAGGCCGCGATCGTCCTCATGTTGCTGGCTACCGTCGCCAGTCTGTTCAGCGGCCTGTTCTTCCTGGTCAAGGACGACAGCCGCGGTACCCGTGTGGTCAACGCTCTGACGGTTCGGGTGGTATTGACCGCCATCACCGTCTCCCTGGTGGCCTGGGGCTTCTACTCAGGGCAGATCGTGCCCCATGTCACCTGGTAG
- a CDS encoding cytochrome c oxidase subunit 3, translated as MSSHEHYYVPAQSKWPIIATLGLLVSVFGLGTWFNDLSANRAESNGPLIFFVGGLILAYMLFGWFGNVIKESRGGLYSPQMDRSFRWGMSWFIFSEVMFFAAFFGALFYIRTWAGPWLGGEGDKGVSNMLWEGFEYTWPLLQNPDSKLFPPPSGVIDPWHLPLLNTILLVSSSVTVTLAHHALKKNKRGPLKAWLAATILLGAAFLFFQVEEYIEAYTELGLTLGSGIYGATFFMLTGFHGAHVTMGAIILTVMLVRIMRGHFDAEKHFGFEAASWYWHFVDVVWLGLFIFVYVL; from the coding sequence ATGTCGAGTCACGAGCACTATTACGTTCCGGCCCAGAGCAAATGGCCGATCATCGCCACCTTAGGTCTGCTGGTCAGCGTCTTCGGGTTGGGCACCTGGTTCAACGACTTGTCGGCCAATCGTGCTGAATCCAACGGCCCGCTGATCTTCTTCGTCGGCGGCCTGATCCTCGCCTACATGCTGTTTGGCTGGTTCGGCAACGTGATCAAGGAGAGCCGCGGCGGCCTCTACAGTCCGCAAATGGATCGCTCGTTCCGCTGGGGCATGAGCTGGTTCATCTTCTCCGAGGTGATGTTCTTCGCCGCCTTCTTCGGCGCCCTGTTCTACATCCGCACCTGGGCGGGGCCGTGGCTTGGCGGAGAGGGCGACAAGGGCGTCAGCAACATGCTCTGGGAAGGTTTCGAATACACCTGGCCATTGCTGCAGAACCCGGATTCCAAGCTGTTCCCGCCGCCGTCCGGGGTGATCGATCCCTGGCACCTACCACTGCTCAACACCATCCTGCTGGTGTCATCGAGCGTCACCGTGACCCTGGCCCACCATGCGCTGAAGAAGAACAAGCGTGGCCCGCTCAAGGCCTGGCTGGCGGCGACCATTCTGCTCGGCGCAGCGTTCCTGTTCTTCCAGGTCGAGGAGTACATCGAGGCCTATACCGAACTGGGTCTGACCCTGGGTTCGGGCATCTACGGCGCGACCTTCTTCATGCTCACCGGCTTTCACGGCGCTCACGTGACCATGGGCGCGATCATCCTGACGGTGATGCTGGTGCGCATCATGCGCGGGCATTTCGACGCCGAGAAACACTTCGGTTTCGAGGCGGCGTCCTGGTACTGGCACTTTGTCGATGTGGTCTGGCTGGGGCTGTTCATCTTCGTCTACGTGTTGTGA
- a CDS encoding cytochrome c oxidase assembly protein, producing the protein MSEVIATRRLVTRLLIVVVVMFCFGIFVLPPFYDAMCRVFGINGKTAGAYQGEQMIDVAREVRVQFLATNSAEMVWEFGPKADEMMVHPGEPRDMLFVAYNPSDHPMTAQAIPSVSPSRAAAFFHKTECFCFTQQVLQPGERIEMPVRFIVDRDLPQDVKHLTLGYTLFDVTASKPPVAQAP; encoded by the coding sequence GTGAGCGAGGTCATCGCGACTCGTCGCCTGGTTACCCGTCTGCTGATCGTGGTGGTGGTGATGTTCTGCTTCGGCATCTTCGTCCTGCCGCCGTTCTACGACGCCATGTGTCGGGTGTTCGGCATCAATGGCAAGACGGCAGGCGCCTACCAGGGCGAGCAGATGATCGACGTGGCTCGGGAGGTGCGCGTGCAGTTTCTCGCCACCAACTCGGCCGAGATGGTCTGGGAGTTCGGCCCGAAAGCGGACGAGATGATGGTTCACCCGGGCGAGCCGCGCGACATGCTGTTCGTGGCCTACAACCCCAGCGACCACCCGATGACGGCGCAGGCCATCCCCAGCGTCTCGCCATCGCGGGCGGCGGCCTTCTTCCACAAGACCGAGTGCTTCTGTTTCACCCAGCAGGTGCTGCAGCCGGGCGAGCGCATCGAGATGCCGGTGCGTTTCATCGTCGACCGTGACCTGCCGCAAGACGTGAAGCACCTGACGCTGGGCTACACGCTGTTCGATGTTACTGCGAGCAAACCGCCAGTGGCACAGGCTCCATAA
- the ctaD gene encoding cytochrome c oxidase subunit I codes for MSAVIDHGHTDHHHGPAKGLMRWVLTTNHKDIGTMYLWFSFCMFLLGGSMAMVIRAELFQPGLQIVQPEFFNQMTTMHGLIMVFGAVMPAFVGLANWMIPLMIGAPDMALPRMNNFSFWLLPAAFGLLVSTLFMEGGGPNFGWTFYAPLSTTYGPESTTFFIFAIHLMGISSIMGAINVVATILNLRAPGMTLMKMPLFVWTWLITAFLLIAVMPVLAGCVTMMLMDIHFGTSFFNAAGGGDPVLFQHVFWFFGHPEVYIMILPAFGAVSSIIPAFARKPLFGYTSMVYATAAIAFLSFIVWAHHMFTVGIPLTGELFFMYATMLIAVPTGVKVFNWASTMWQGSMTFEAPMLFSVAFVILFTIGGFSGLMLAIAPADFQYHDTYFVVAHFHYVLVPGAIFGIFASAYYWLPKWTGHMYDETLAKLHFWMSFIGMNMAFFPMHFVGLAGMPRRIPDYNMMFANFNMISSIGAFLFGATQLLFLFIVIKCIRGGKPAPAKPWDGAEGLEWTVPSPAPYHTFSTPPEVK; via the coding sequence ATGAGTGCAGTGATCGACCACGGTCATACTGACCACCACCATGGCCCGGCCAAGGGCCTGATGCGCTGGGTGCTGACCACCAACCACAAGGACATCGGCACGATGTACCTGTGGTTCAGCTTCTGCATGTTCCTGCTCGGCGGCTCGATGGCGATGGTGATTCGCGCCGAGCTGTTCCAGCCGGGCCTGCAGATCGTACAGCCGGAATTCTTCAACCAGATGACCACCATGCACGGCCTGATCATGGTCTTCGGCGCGGTTATGCCAGCCTTCGTCGGCCTGGCCAACTGGATGATCCCGCTGATGATCGGCGCGCCGGACATGGCTCTGCCGCGGATGAACAACTTCAGCTTCTGGCTGCTGCCGGCGGCCTTCGGCCTGCTGGTCAGTACCTTGTTCATGGAGGGCGGAGGGCCGAACTTCGGTTGGACCTTCTATGCGCCGTTGTCGACGACCTACGGGCCGGAGAGCACGACCTTCTTCATCTTCGCCATCCACCTCATGGGCATCAGTTCGATCATGGGGGCGATCAACGTGGTCGCCACCATCCTCAACCTGCGTGCCCCCGGCATGACCCTGATGAAGATGCCGCTGTTCGTCTGGACTTGGCTGATCACTGCCTTCCTGCTGATCGCGGTGATGCCGGTACTGGCTGGCTGCGTGACCATGATGCTGATGGATATCCACTTCGGCACCAGCTTCTTCAACGCTGCTGGCGGCGGTGATCCGGTGCTGTTCCAGCACGTGTTCTGGTTTTTCGGTCACCCCGAGGTGTACATCATGATCCTGCCCGCGTTCGGCGCGGTCAGCTCGATCATTCCGGCCTTCGCGCGCAAGCCGCTGTTCGGCTACACCTCGATGGTCTACGCCACCGCGGCCATCGCCTTCCTCTCGTTCATCGTCTGGGCGCACCACATGTTCACCGTCGGCATTCCGCTGACCGGCGAGCTGTTCTTCATGTACGCCACCATGCTGATTGCCGTGCCCACCGGGGTGAAGGTGTTCAACTGGGCCAGCACCATGTGGCAGGGTTCGATGACCTTCGAGGCGCCGATGCTGTTCTCGGTGGCCTTCGTCATCCTGTTCACCATCGGCGGGTTCTCCGGGCTGATGCTGGCCATCGCCCCGGCGGACTTCCAGTACCACGACACCTACTTCGTAGTGGCGCACTTCCACTACGTGCTGGTACCCGGTGCGATCTTCGGCATCTTCGCTTCGGCCTATTACTGGCTGCCGAAGTGGACGGGCCACATGTACGACGAGACCCTGGCCAAGCTGCATTTCTGGATGAGCTTCATCGGCATGAACATGGCGTTCTTCCCGATGCACTTCGTCGGCTTGGCCGGCATGCCGCGGCGCATCCCGGACTACAACATGATGTTCGCCAACTTCAACATGATCTCGAGCATCGGCGCCTTCCTCTTCGGCGCGACCCAGCTGCTGTTCCTGTTCATCGTCATCAAGTGCATCCGTGGCGGCAAACCCGCCCCGGCCAAGCCTTGGGATGGCGCCGAAGGTCTGGAGTGGACGGTGCCGTCACCGGCGCCCTACCACACTTTCAGTACGCCACCGGAAGTGAAATAG